The genomic stretch ACGTACACCTTGCAGATAATAGAGAAAGAAGtggtagaaaaaaaatagtCGGAAGGAAGGGGAAAGGGAAGGGGATagggaaaggaaaaggaaaaggaagagagaaaagaaaagaaagagaaagggggTGAAAGACAGTGCGGCGCGATCTTGAGCGCGGGAAGAGGCAATAACAATGCAACATTTTTGTACGATTATTCGCGTAATTTTGTTCATTCTAATTTATCGATTAACAGAAATCAATGGTAAGGAAATggagagagaagaagattCATTTTGTCGTCCATTCCctgaaattattttgcaagGAACTAAGATCGATAGATCCGAGAACGGAAGCTTAGTGCACGATAAGTTGGTGTATCCTGCTGGATTGTATCgagtatttgaaaataaaacatatggATGCACATGTAATTTGCGAGCATGTTTGAGAAAGTGTTGTAAAAAAGACGAGATTTTAGGGAAAGGCATTCGGCCTAACTGTACTCGCTCATCAAACGGGTTGCCTGCTCCGGTTCTCGTTCTCAAGCAGCATCAACTCGCTACTGAAATTAAAGGAATATCCCGTATAGACGAACTGTTTTTTGTCGTGGAGGATATGCAGTGTCCCACGAGGTTTATGCTCGAACCAGAACGTTTCAAAGATGATGAGTTCGTCCTGCTACCAAACGGTACCCTCGAAACTACGACCGACAACTATGCAGCATGGAATTACTGTTTCGACTGGCAAGAATCTTCCAAAAAGGTCGTCGCTCTAATTTGCTCCTCTAATTCCTCCATAGCAAATGCTTCTTCTGATCCGGAGGAGTCTTTCGACATTGGCATCGTTATTTCTATACCGTTCTTTGTCGCGACATTTTTCGTTTATGCGATTATTCCGGAATTGAGGAATCTTTATGGAAAGACGCTAATGTGTTATGTGGCTTGTTTGATACTCGCCTActcttttctcgttttcgCCAAACTGCATTACTTAGAATTTGTCTTCTGCTCCACAATAGGTaagcaatttcattttatgctGCTTGCTtcttctctcgctctctctctccctctctctctccctccctgtTATACTTCTATATCCCCTACGCATACATGCACTCTTTTTCTCCCTATCTCTTCATTCGTTTCCCATACCATTATCCCCTCTTTTAGGTACTTTGATTTCTTTGATTAATCAAACATTACGCACAGTATGAAAGCTATGATATCGTTGTCCTATCAGTTCAAATTTCCGGCAcaccttctttctttctctctctctctcttttttttatgataatcTTCTTTCACGAATTCGCGATAAAGCAAAGCGAAGGAACTGCGAGTAAATAAGATAATGTATCAAATTCTCTGTTATGAGAATTGCACGTTGATCGTTTATTAGGTACGcattaaatgtatattattttgagAAGTTTCGATGAGTTTTTTTGCAAGATTTCCATCACAGTTTCGAACGTCTGGGGAATTGTATATCGTTTTCGTCGAAAGATTAATCGAATTAACACTATGCCTCATTCGCGTGATGTTGTTCACTATATCATGGAATCGCACGCGCGCGTGTCTTtctttacatacatatacgtattatatgccatataagtatatatatagatctattatgtatatgtatatgtacagtCGTGCccataattaatttgtaagtTATTGCTTATCATTTTAGCGAATTGATGAGAAAAAGACAAATGACGCAAGAAATCACATGATATACATTCGTTATAAGGATGAAGTATACAGCtgtatatatatctacgtatatttatcAACATTTTCACGTTTATATGTTAATAGTAAATGCATATATTATCGTCAATCTTTATTTGATTCTTTgactttatttacatataacgtaagcgtaatTTTAAAGTATTCAAAAGATCAGATACAATTGTCATTACAAGGCAATGAAGTTACAATTCATCGACATAAATATGATAATAGACGATTAACAACGTAAACTGTAGTTAAACAGAGATACCGGTTTCGTGAACAATGAATAGTTTGAATATGATCATTGGTAGTTTGAAAAATGCTTATTGTTAATGTCATGATGATCATTTACGCGAGAACGTGTAGTGTTCTTGTAAGGTACTCCATTAATCTTGCACGATACTGCGACGATGATTTGACGTTCGCGATGACAGCGATTCCATGTCGGTTTCCGAAATTACGGAACATAAATAATACGCGTTTAACAATGTGATCGATCACGACAGAAATAACGTCGCTTCAGTTCTAGTTGCAGCTTTGTTCGTAGATTTAATAGATATACGATCGATATTTAGATTATTCTAGATAGGATTAGTTTTTCCGTTGATTCGCAAAGTTGCTAAAAAACCGTCCTATCGATGCTCAGATTAGCTAAATGACGATACGcgtttgaaagaaattgataAGAGACAAACTAACTATCGAAGTCACATGTACTTAGATTAGTTTGATcaaagggaaaaaaaaaacttgtacAACTTCGGAAACTTGCAGAAACAAATAGGACGATAATTGTTCTTATTTTCGATGCTGCTTTTTTCCTTCCTATTGCCAAAACTGAACAAGTTTCAATTTGTCCTTGATCAATAATCAGAGTTTGCATTTCGACATAAGTTTTGTGAATTCTCTATTTCTTATCTTACGACATGGAAATGAAAAGCGAAGATGAATCGTGACGTCTCTCCTTGTCATGTTGGGCACTGCCTAATGAGAATTTCGTCTTCGctctatcttttatttatcttgCTTTCTCCTACTTTGTCGTGGCATGTGCTATACtatatttacgtatttacatatttacatataatgaGCGCAAGcggaaaaatatcgaaatatcttGTGGGAACTATCTGCTCGATATCTACAACTGCGATCCAATAAGAGTTGGAGTTCTTGATCCTGGTGTATACGTAGGTATGTACCTCGATCGATCTTCCCGTCTTGCCCTCGATCGATCGGATTGCTTGACTAAAAATTGGTTCGTACATTGTACGCAGATACTTGCCACGCTTTGTTTTACCTGTCTTCTTCGACATGTGTATGCGTTGGTAATAATTTGCGAGCCATTCATCTTTGATCTTCGTCGAGTTATCTTTCCTGCCGTACACGCATTATCCCTTCTCCTCTCATTCTGCCCCATCtcccactctctctctctctctctctacgTCTCTTCctacattttctttaatattccTTTCGATTCATAACCTTGAAACCTGTTTCGGCTGTTGGGCAGCAATGAAACGTTTAAGTTCAAAaagaatgataaaaagaagaagaaagaggaagaaatagGGAAAGAGAAGGATAAAAGATGGGGGTAGGAgtgagaaaaaaaggagaaggagaaaaggatatatgaataatacaggagaagggaaagaaaaaagggaaacgaCAAAATCCATGGCAGTAGTTAGTCAGTTACAACGTGACGCGGTCAAGAGACGTTGGCGGTCGTTATATCGTTTCCTCATAACGCGATAATGTCTGTGGTTATTACGAATCCGGACGATTCACGATAAACAGTTGCTCAGCGAAAACCTACCTACTAAGATGTTTCGTGTGGTGATCATCGGCTTAGTATCTACGATACCCGTGATACACACGATGGGACAACGATCCACGCGACTCCATGATACAACAATGTTTCCTCGCCGAGATCTCGTCGAAGACATAGCGTACGGAACAACGATAAAAGTGGAAAGTAGCGAGCAACCGGAATTGTTTCGATCGAACAAAAAATACGTCAAAGAGGAGAGAAATGTTTCTACGATACCAAGTACAGAAAGTGTTGACTATTGGACCGAGTCGGCCGATCACGGAGTAAGTCTGCTCATATGTTGCTCGTACGGACAGCGTTTGAGCAAGGACCGATGCATCGAAACGAATGACACCTTTCGCTTCCCGGCTCTTTACGATTCCAACACCTTATCCTTAATCGACGAGGCGCCGAATTATCAACGCTATTTCAATTTGCTCATCAAAGATCCTTGCATCGGTCGTCAACGCTATAAACTTGCACCGAATATGAATCCGATGGATGAGTTCATGCTTCTCGACAATGGTTCGATCTATATGATAAGCGAGGGTAATATTCTCCGAGATGCCGACTACTGTCTTGGTATCCTCGATACCGAACTGTTCGATGTGATTCTTTGTTTCAATTTGGACGAGAACGAGGATACGCAGAAAACGAAAGTCACGGTATTGTTTCCTATTGGATTGATCATATCGGTGCCATTCTTGTTTGCCACGTTTGTCGCCTACCTATTGATACCAGAATGGAAGAATATACACGGCCGTACGCTTCGTAGCTATGTCGGTACTCTGCTGGTCGCCTATGTGATACTCGCGGTCGTACAGATGACTCCGCAGCAACAGATTTCGGATTCTCTTTGCATTGCATTTGGTACTCGTCGTATGCCGATTTTAACCAGTTTACCGTCATTTTCTCGATATACTATGCTGCTTCTTATTCTACCTTTCCTCCACCTTACCATTGTTTCTAATTACGTAACGCAATTATTTTAGTCCGTACGTTCGTAGCACAACGCGGGTATTCCCATATTTATTCGCATGCTTATATATCTTACTCTATTCTTTgcaattctttttatcgtattaaatCATGTTCACTCGCTTAGTGGCTCTATAAATTCATACTGTGTATTATATGACAAATGCGTTTTTACGAACGATGTACTTAAATCGAATTCTGTTTCAGCGTTCATCatccatttttctttcctgGCCAGTTTCTTCTGGTTGAACGTTATGTGTTTTGATATTTGGTGGACTTTTGGgtaagttatatttacatatgtatgtaagaTTTCGATCATTTACATATCGATCCCAAGCCTTTCTTCATCTTCAACGTTTCTTCTTGATTCGATGGCGTTAAGTCGAGTCTACGTACGACGAACTAAAGTGTAATTTGACTAGCAAGCTTACGACTTATGACCGCTTAATCGTTAAAAGCTTATTATAATCGATGGTATACGTGCCGTGAAACGTGTTACAAATACTATTATATCTCCTATTAGCCTTCTAGCTAAAGCAATTCGATAGTTGACGAACGTCGAAGAAAATTGATAGCGGCATAAACGCGAATTAATATCCGGTTCGTGACGGCACGTGTACACTTTGCAAACATTCTTAAATTAAGTTCGATCGGTCCACGAAGTGGAAGTGACTCCTTTTTCGAGTACTTTTACTACTTAGACGTCTCCGTCCATGACGTATTGATTTAATGTCTCACGTTGTCGTTATCGTCAACGATGACAACAACAACGATAACATGTCTTTTCTCTGTTCTCTGTTCCAATTTTCGATCGATCCGATCTTGTCTCTTCGTATACAGACCATTTTTTCCCAACTTGTTACTATTATGATAACCACCTAAAATCCATAATGGAATAAACGCGTTCGTTGGTATCGCGTCCgtttatttcgatatattaAAACGACAATGACGAGCGTAGTTAAGTGGTAGAATCACGTGTAGGAGCGAAACGATTGCGTGTTAAAAATTGCAAGTAACGATCTTTACTTGCCGGAACGAATTCTTATAAAAGTAGCAGCTCTacctacatatatatctgtaAAGCGCCAGGTGTACAGCAAACAAATCGTGGCGTATTCTCTAAACAAACCTCGAAAGCTCGGAATTGCTCTTTTCCTCGACACCGACGCCGACGCCACACCGACGCGACGCCATACCGACGCCACTTCCATGCCATGCTAATGCCACACGGTGTCTATATACACACATAGTATGcgtatactattatgtgtatgtatatgtatgatGTGTACGTGCCGATATCGATTCcgatattttgcaaatattaaaactacgATAAAACACGAAAGTGAAAGGAATtctaattttcgaaaataaaatcaatggATAAGCACCTATTACATGATTTGCATGATTTACATGATTACAGATGTCCGAAACAGATTTCAGTTGTTAATCGCAACACGTACtgtagattattttatattagacTATGAtacataacgatatttcaatGTCTGAATTTTCTTCTCTCATCGGCTGAGAAGATTACCGCACGATaatgttacattatttattgtcGGCTATCTTTCCAACTTTCCTTCATTTATCGAATTCTATGGAATTCGCTTTTTCAACGAAATCACACATTCTATAGTCATTGTATAGGCATATCggtatttttaaacgttcCGCGAATAGAATAACGTTTCAAGAAGAGAATCGCGTGACGAGAATGTCGCGCCCGAAAATTCTAACCACTATGctacattttaatatcatttgtaGTGCATGTTAATCGTAATACTGCGAATGATCGTTCGTAGTACACACGTATAGTTGCTCTTTTTGCCAAGccctttttattatatacataaatttaagtAAGTAGAGATACTTAGATGTGTGCGAGTATAATTAAGGGCGTGACTACGCGGTGCGTTATACGTACCCATGTCGTCCCCTATTTAATGACCTCGATTCAGCTGATGTGAtgatatacataatatgtacttacttatatacaatatacatacacacatacgcGTGCTGACACCAGTGACATCACTCACCATCAATCACAAATTACCACCGCACTTAATTCGGACGATATATCCGTAATACTCGCTCCTCATATCTTCTCGCAAATATCACCCATCTGTTCGCAATTATTTTCTCCCGATAAAGTTAACCtcaacgaacgaacgaacaaaccAATTCCAATTCTAATTCTACaaatcgtttatttctttcatttacgactatttacaattgttttccatttttcgctttctttattcttcttctttgttttcgaTCGTGTCGATCAGTTGCGCCTATATCTCTTGAAATATTCCAATGAATCGAAttgcgtttttattttcgaacatGTACTCGAACGAAGCtcgaataaatagaataaaatgagACGAAACGGAATAGAATACGGAAATCATGATTTCGATATTACGATCGTGTTAAAGAAAGGTAAAAGCGTTATGTTTTTATGCTGTGCCTCTAAAAACGAAGAGTTAAAATCTCACTTTCGTAAGATGCGATAAGCAGGAAATACGAAATGCGTCATCCGAAACCACAACTTGCGCGTATCATATATCCTATATGTCGGAACTAATCTGAAACCTGAAAGTGAAAGTGtgtcaatttttcttttctattctattctgtttgctttcgttttttgtCGGTTTCCCACATTTTTTTATCCAGGGATTCCTGATTTTCAGAGGTTTCCGATCTCTACAGGGCAGCGTGAAGCAAAGGGAgcgaaaaaaatttttaatatactcCGTTTACGCTTGGGGTTGCGCATCGCTACTCACCGGAGTTTGTGCTATTATGGACTTTCTTCCTGACATTCCAGAGCATTTTATCAAGCCACAATTTGGCAGATTTAATTGCTGGTTTATGAGTAAGTGCTCATAAACCTAGTTTCGATAATttgattctaattttttataatttcgatatCGTTATAGCTAACAAGGCAAGGGCGATATACTTTTACGCGCCAATAGGCGTTACCGTGTTTTGCAACATATGCCTTTTCATCTCCACGGCGTTGAAGATCGTGCAACATAAAAAGGACACTGCTCAACATCTTAAAAGCATAGACAGTAGGCGCCACGACGACAATAAACAATGgtacgttttcttttttattcgtttacgcaaagaaattgaaaagttcTTTCCGTTTGAAAGCTATTCAATTTTCTTACGTACCTACAAGTAACACTAAACTACCACTATGAAGATAGAATAGCTCCGTAATTACAAAATCGCGACATTTtgctttctttcctttaattACATCAATGTAATTGGACGTTATCCCTCTTATTACACGCCTAtgtcgataaaattattttcggaCCTTCTCTCGGAACGCGTAAAACAAAGATTTTCCCATGGTTCGATTTGTTTTCGTAATGACGGAAGAGGCGAGTCCCTCTCACGTAACAAATACATCCGTCCGAACAGGGTCTCGCTCGCGATCGCACATTTCATCTTTCAAACTTGCCATCGTTTACATCTACGTACCAGCTGCTACTACATACTTGGAATACGTATTACAAAACATGTACCATTCAAATTCTTTCTACAACGTTATTCATAGATAAGATTGCGCATATAAGATTTTAGGATACcatatacgaaaatatatacatatacgttatacatacGTTACGGACGCAGTTTGCAGCAGGATATATAAACTCGATTTCGCCCGAATATTGTCAGTAtcacatatacatatgctATCCGGCAAAGTAGGAGTAGTTGAACATATGCCGTTGTAATGCGAGCAAAATTGACATTGTCCACTGTCAGTGGTATTGTCAGTAACTAATTTCTTTATGATCTTTGGCAATGTCGGCTCCGCATATTACTAGTCACATCCGCGGATATTTCTgtaatatacacatacatataactactttattttttcattttaccatattttaattttaattcgttttattCAGGTTCAATCTATATTTGAAACTCTTCATCGTAATGGGCATTAATTGGTCAATGGAAATAATATCATGGCTCTGCAACAATTCACCAGCTTACATTTGGTATCTTACAGATCTTACCAATACC from Bombus pascuorum chromosome 2, iyBomPasc1.1, whole genome shotgun sequence encodes the following:
- the LOC132916661 gene encoding G-protein coupled receptor Mth2-like isoform X2 — translated: MQHFCTIIRVILFILIYRLTEINGKEMEREEDSFCRPFPEIILQGTKIDRSENGSLVHDKLVYPAGLYRVFENKTYGCTCNLRACLRKCCKKDEILGKGIRPNCTRSSNGLPAPVLVLKQHQLATEIKGISRIDELFFVVEDMQCPTRFMLEPERFKDDEFVLLPNGTLETTTDNYAAWNYCFDWQESSKKVVALICSSNSSIANASSDPEESFDIGIVISIPFFVATFFVYAIIPELRNLYGKTLMCYVACLILAYSFLVFAKLHYLEFVFCSTIAFIIHFSFLASFFWLNVMCFDIWWTFGGFRSLQGSVKQRERKKFLIYSVYAWGCASLLTGVCAIMDFLPDIPEHFIKPQFGRFNCWFMTNKARAIYFYAPIGVTVFCNICLFISTALKIVQHKKDTAQHLKSIDSRRHDDNKQWFNLYLKLFIVMGINWSMEIISWLCNNSPAYIWYLTDLTNTLQGVLIFLIFVWKDKVKRLLLKRFSCHRSNILSRNSTRSACHSSATSRTCTLTTTTQFQEKIDPYSNESSSDKAIVMN
- the LOC132916661 gene encoding G-protein coupled receptor Mth2-like isoform X1 — its product is MFRVVIIGLVSTIPVIHTMGQRSTRLHDTTMFPRRDLVEDIAYGTTIKVESSEQPELFRSNKKYVKEERNVSTIPSTESVDYWTESADHGVSLLICCSYGQRLSKDRCIETNDTFRFPALYDSNTLSLIDEAPNYQRYFNLLIKDPCIGRQRYKLAPNMNPMDEFMLLDNGSIYMISEGNILRDADYCLGILDTELFDVILCFNLDENEDTQKTKVTVLFPIGLIISVPFLFATFVAYLLIPEWKNIHGRTLRSYVGTLLVAYVILAVVQMTPQQQISDSLCIAFAFIIHFSFLASFFWLNVMCFDIWWTFGGFRSLQGSVKQRERKKFLIYSVYAWGCASLLTGVCAIMDFLPDIPEHFIKPQFGRFNCWFMTNKARAIYFYAPIGVTVFCNICLFISTALKIVQHKKDTAQHLKSIDSRRHDDNKQWFNLYLKLFIVMGINWSMEIISWLCNNSPAYIWYLTDLTNTLQGVLIFLIFVWKDKVKRLLLKRFSCHRSNILSRNSTRSACHSSATSRTCTLTTTTQFQEKIDPYSNESSSDKAIVMN